The Candidatus Desulfatibia profunda DNA segment GAAACCAACCGGCGAAATATAAAGGCCGAACTGAACGACGAAGGGGACAATATAGCGGAAATCCCGGTATTTGACGTTCAGCGCAGAAATCCACAGCCCTGCTCCCATGGCAGCGGCGAATGCAACAGCGATTAAGGCGGGCAGGGCAATAAGTCTCCAGGATGGCCAGAAATTATACCAGAGCATGAGGCCAATGAGGATGATGCCTGATATGAGAAAATCAACAAAACTGACAATTACCGAGCTTGTGGGTATGACAAGACGTGGGAAATATACCTTTGAAATGAGGTTGGCATTACCAATTAAACTATTACTTGATTCTGAAAAAGAATTTGCAAAAAATTGCCATGGGAGCATGGCAGCAAAAACCAGTATGGGGTAAGGCACACCCTCAGAAGGCAGTTTTGCCAGT contains these protein-coding regions:
- a CDS encoding ABC transporter permease; translation: MFSEEILIEAGSSERQYLKDLWRYRELFYFLAWRDILVRYKQTAIGIAWAILKPFLTMVVLTIVFGKLAKLPSEGVPYPILVFAAMLPWQFFANSFSESSNSLIGNANLISKVYFPRLVIPTSSVIVSFVDFLISGIILIGLMLWYNFWPSWRLIALPALIAVAFAAAMGAGLWISALNVKYRDFRYIVPFVVQFGLYISPVGFSSSVVPEQYRLLYSINPMVGVIDGFRWAILGSDVSFYLPGFLLSIGLVALLLAGGLWFFRKTERTFADII